One genomic segment of bacterium includes these proteins:
- a CDS encoding T9SS type A sorting domain-containing protein encodes MKKSDLMSFLFFVLICAECFAQQAGDLDYAFGSLGISIVDNNGYDDIVGSSAVQQWNGKIVIAGTSVDGAIRRMSILRMGVLGNPDVTFSDDGWQTLNMSGYYETGTKALIQITRPVLAGYSEDGYFPRDFVMYRFRGGDGELSENFGDSGIVVTDFFGNGSLDGAYTGVVVGNKIILAGEIYESDVSSIFALARYNLGGNLDFSFGNSGLVTTDFSTGTPDTRDIVWGLAVEMGGKIIAVGQSSYNWAMARYNPDGSLDNSFGANGLVVHSFGNRLDDIALLPDGKFLVAGRAGQLTQVARYNNNGTIDNTFGTSGQTQIQGVSPSIILYGNKIIVATSLYSSNFDFVLTRLNYDGQIDSSFGNNGLVVTEVTIQDDVARDIHIQPSGRIVVTGSSGYPGDFVAVGYHNDPFQPNVPFYIVDDLWNQGFINFSNLGDPAVTSVEALVFSDSTLVGPFNDSFVAAGVASRFYEINVTPQNAGTTSSYNASLRLYYSDADIEGINESNLKLVRLTNDGWIYVGGTVNTSENYVEANNIHNDGIFTFADPDSITNVDADVEGLLNDFSLSQNFPNPFNPSTVIGYQLPVSSNVTIKVYDPLGREVTTLVNEEKSAGSYEVSFNASHLSSGLYFYRLQVGSFVETKKMILLR; translated from the coding sequence ATGAAAAAATCTGATTTAATGTCTTTTTTGTTTTTTGTACTAATATGCGCTGAATGTTTTGCTCAACAAGCAGGTGATCTTGATTACGCATTTGGTAGTTTGGGAATCTCCATCGTAGATAATAATGGTTATGATGATATTGTGGGCTCGTCAGCTGTACAACAATGGAATGGAAAAATTGTTATCGCTGGAACTTCTGTGGATGGCGCTATTAGACGTATGAGTATTTTGAGGATGGGAGTACTTGGAAACCCAGATGTAACCTTTTCTGATGATGGCTGGCAAACTTTGAATATGTCGGGTTATTACGAAACCGGGACGAAAGCATTAATACAGATTACTCGGCCAGTTTTGGCGGGATATAGTGAGGACGGATATTTTCCACGAGATTTTGTGATGTACAGATTTCGTGGAGGGGACGGTGAATTAAGTGAGAATTTTGGTGATAGCGGAATCGTTGTTACAGATTTTTTTGGCAATGGATCTCTGGATGGCGCATACACCGGAGTAGTAGTTGGCAACAAAATTATTTTGGCAGGTGAAATATATGAGTCCGATGTATCAAGTATATTTGCTTTAGCCCGTTATAATCTGGGTGGAAACTTAGATTTTTCCTTTGGAAATAGTGGGCTGGTTACAACTGATTTTAGTACTGGTACGCCGGATACAAGGGATATCGTTTGGGGTTTGGCAGTGGAAATGGGCGGGAAAATAATCGCCGTTGGGCAATCTTCATATAATTGGGCAATGGCCAGGTATAATCCGGATGGCAGTCTTGATAATAGTTTTGGAGCAAACGGTTTGGTTGTACACTCATTTGGTAATCGTCTGGATGATATTGCATTGCTTCCAGATGGTAAATTTTTGGTTGCGGGGAGGGCAGGGCAGCTTACTCAGGTTGCCAGATACAATAACAACGGGACAATCGATAATACATTTGGCACTTCTGGTCAAACACAAATCCAGGGTGTCAGTCCTTCCATAATCTTATATGGGAATAAAATAATCGTTGCAACATCTCTGTATAGTTCAAATTTTGATTTTGTTCTTACAAGACTGAATTATGATGGACAGATTGATAGCTCTTTTGGAAACAACGGTTTGGTTGTAACTGAAGTCACCATTCAGGATGACGTTGCGAGAGATATACATATTCAACCAAGCGGAAGAATCGTAGTTACGGGAAGTTCTGGCTATCCGGGAGATTTTGTAGCAGTTGGATATCACAATGATCCATTTCAGCCAAATGTTCCCTTTTATATAGTTGATGATCTTTGGAACCAGGGATTTATAAATTTTTCAAATTTGGGTGATCCTGCGGTAACATCAGTTGAAGCTCTTGTTTTTTCTGATAGCACTCTTGTTGGACCATTCAATGATTCGTTTGTTGCCGCTGGTGTAGCAAGCCGATTTTATGAAATTAATGTTACGCCGCAAAATGCCGGAACAACTTCTTCTTACAATGCATCACTCAGACTTTATTATTCGGATGCCGATATTGAAGGAATTAATGAAAGTAATCTGAAGCTAGTCAGATTAACTAATGACGGATGGATTTACGTAGGTGGTACTGTCAACACCAGTGAAAATTATGTTGAAGCAAACAATATTCATAATGATGGAATTTTCACGTTCGCTGATCCTGATAGTATTACAAATGTAGATGCTGATGTCGAAGGGTTGTTAAACGATTTTAGTTTATCTCAAAACTTTCCTAACCCATTTAATCCAAGTACGGTTATCGGTTATCAGTTACCAGTGAGTAGTAATGTAACAATTAAGGTTTATGATCCGCTCGGAAGAGAAGTCACAACACTTGTCAACGAAGAAAAATCAGCTGGCAGTTATGAAGTAAGTTTTAATGCTTCCCATTTATCATCCGGGTTATATTTCTACAGATTGCAGGTTGGTTCATTTGTTGAAACGAAGAAGATGATCCTCCTGCGTTAA
- a CDS encoding T9SS type A sorting domain-containing protein — MNNNRLSYTYNANNSEVEYLRQNWNGSAWVNFFKWSYTYDGNNNPIEDLYQTWNGSAWVNVNKFMYSHLPTGIEQIEGELSTYNLSNNYPNPFNPTTTIKFQIPEMGFIALKIYDILGNEITTLVNEELQAGNYEVEFDASSISSGIYFYRLQSGSFVETKKMILLK; from the coding sequence ATGAATAATAACAGGCTTTCATACACATATAATGCAAACAATAGTGAGGTCGAATATCTCCGACAAAATTGGAATGGTTCTGCCTGGGTGAATTTTTTCAAGTGGTCATACACATATGATGGAAACAATAACCCGATTGAGGACCTCTATCAAACCTGGAATGGTTCGGCCTGGGTGAACGTGAATAAATTTATGTATTCACATTTACCAACTGGCATTGAGCAGATTGAAGGCGAACTTAGCACATACAATTTATCAAATAACTACCCTAACCCATTTAATCCAACTACAACTATAAAATTTCAAATTCCTGAAATGGGTTTTATAGCATTGAAGATATACGATATTCTGGGAAATGAAATTACTACACTGGTGAATGAAGAACTTCAAGCCGGCAATTATGAAGTAGAATTTGATGCTTCATCAATATCAAGCGGAATTTATTTCTACAGACTGCAATCAGGTTCGTTCGTTGAAACAAAGAAGATGATCCTATTAAAGTAA
- a CDS encoding VCBS repeat-containing protein, whose protein sequence is MKILLTVCIIIGITNEIFSQPLNGSYTIGGNSPDFTTLQDASDALNVNGISSPVIFNIRPGVYVENGGNSTVLILDGVVAGLSETNRVTFQPDDAAGGNVDNVILQMHITDPNTADQDLVQVKLDFISFRNLTFQESDTSLHRYGSTFVRVRNSSSNLNVNGLLVEGCNFNGSAPYATEFGIQFSAQPPEDVTIRGNTFFRLLYGIYKVGGITQGTLTIEDNKFLAGWRTTSGSGNSLGGSIQVTGQHLIIRKNLIDFEGSFNSGYQGIYIDIPTGTESIVIEQNTLRGSVQNGIYLWGFIGGFCDSVVIANNMININGSIGLSVAQSNGNVKILFNTIKLSGAGLESLRLHSPNCIVLNNIILGKVTGGGGYNVCYHQGNAQSPNLLSDYNVLYMPGSTALVVRDGVAYPTLSAYRNATGLDTNSISKAIEFIDSTNLHISDCQSQDPDLKGIPVSEISVDIDEEIRSTTTPMIGADENGFTGFQMFSDPYRTALTGTAFSIAADNFDNILYDGIAVTDYSNRQVLLYHNLPPRSFELAGILQTPFNPVVVKFYDLDEDNNLDLIVGGDTSAVSVFWGDGAGGFSTPVTIGTFGRVQSLEPGPTINGDIKRTIAITQDFGFVSTVSMIGYLMHLGNRNLCHDVQWFQTNINPPIFSFPDTVDAAMRDFVFGEFSEDGDFPEIAAVTSSPFPHPLIVISDIDFPGYPGNCTGFIPLGTINEYQLGSGVGATSIVMGDFDGDSDLDLITTETLSSVKFIRNEGSLNFISESISVTNARGIATMDYENDGDLDFITVNERLEENGITVFLNDGIGNFTTRENCFFPFATGLPRSVVASDFDQDGKTDIAIVSSVSAGVDSLFVLYNLGGGTVGIQNEETEEIPTSFSLAQNYPNPFNPTTTIQFSLPQAGDVTLKIYNLLGEEVKTLVEEYRQAGIHSVQFHANTLASGIYFYRIRAGNFVETKKMILLR, encoded by the coding sequence TTGAAAATCTTATTAACAGTCTGCATCATAATTGGAATAACCAATGAAATTTTTTCACAACCATTAAATGGTTCTTATACAATTGGAGGAAACTCACCTGACTTTACCACTCTTCAGGATGCATCTGATGCATTAAATGTTAATGGGATATCAAGTCCCGTAATTTTTAACATCCGTCCGGGAGTTTATGTGGAAAACGGAGGGAATAGTACTGTTCTTATTCTAGATGGTGTTGTTGCCGGGCTGTCAGAAACGAATCGTGTTACCTTTCAGCCGGATGATGCAGCAGGCGGTAATGTAGATAACGTAATTCTGCAGATGCACATAACCGATCCAAATACCGCAGACCAGGATCTTGTTCAGGTCAAGCTGGATTTTATTTCTTTCAGGAATCTGACATTCCAGGAAAGTGATACTTCGCTGCATAGATATGGCAGTACTTTCGTTCGGGTTCGTAATTCCTCAAGTAACCTTAATGTTAATGGGCTTTTGGTGGAAGGATGCAACTTCAATGGGTCAGCTCCTTATGCGACAGAATTTGGGATTCAATTTTCCGCACAACCTCCGGAAGACGTAACTATTCGTGGAAATACTTTTTTCCGCCTGCTTTATGGAATATATAAAGTAGGAGGAATTACACAGGGAACTCTTACTATCGAAGATAATAAATTTCTTGCTGGATGGCGTACTACGAGTGGATCCGGAAATTCACTGGGAGGTTCGATTCAGGTTACGGGACAGCATCTGATTATCAGAAAGAACCTGATTGATTTTGAAGGGAGTTTCAATTCAGGGTACCAGGGTATTTATATCGATATCCCTACTGGTACGGAATCTATAGTAATTGAACAAAATACTCTTCGTGGAAGTGTTCAAAATGGAATTTATCTGTGGGGTTTCATTGGTGGATTCTGCGATTCAGTTGTAATTGCAAATAATATGATCAATATAAATGGATCAATAGGTTTGAGTGTCGCTCAGTCAAATGGAAATGTAAAAATTTTGTTTAATACAATTAAGTTAAGTGGAGCGGGATTGGAAAGTCTTAGGCTGCATTCCCCGAATTGTATTGTGTTGAACAATATTATTCTCGGTAAAGTTACAGGTGGAGGTGGTTATAATGTCTGCTATCATCAAGGAAATGCGCAATCACCAAATCTTCTATCTGATTATAACGTACTCTACATGCCGGGATCGACAGCTTTAGTAGTACGAGACGGTGTAGCTTATCCTACTCTATCCGCATATCGAAACGCGACCGGTCTGGATACAAATTCTATTTCAAAAGCTATTGAATTTATTGACAGCACCAATCTGCATATTTCAGATTGCCAGTCACAGGATCCTGATTTAAAGGGAATTCCGGTTTCAGAAATTTCGGTGGATATTGATGAAGAAATCCGTTCTACAACTACACCAATGATCGGCGCGGATGAAAATGGTTTTACTGGATTCCAAATGTTCTCAGATCCTTACAGAACAGCGTTAACAGGTACGGCATTTTCAATTGCTGCAGATAATTTTGACAATATTCTTTATGATGGTATTGCAGTAACGGATTATAGTAATAGACAAGTTCTCCTTTATCATAATTTACCGCCCAGATCATTTGAGCTGGCAGGTATTCTTCAAACTCCATTCAATCCGGTTGTAGTTAAATTTTATGATCTCGACGAAGATAATAATCTTGATTTGATAGTTGGCGGGGACACAAGTGCTGTCTCTGTCTTTTGGGGAGATGGTGCTGGTGGATTCAGTACTCCTGTGACAATTGGAACATTTGGGCGGGTGCAATCACTTGAACCCGGACCAACAATAAACGGAGATATTAAAAGAACTATAGCAATTACTCAGGACTTTGGTTTTGTTTCAACCGTAAGTATGATTGGTTATCTGATGCATCTTGGGAATCGAAATCTTTGTCATGATGTTCAGTGGTTTCAAACTAATATTAATCCACCCATCTTCAGTTTCCCCGACACAGTTGATGCGGCAATGCGGGATTTTGTATTTGGTGAGTTTTCAGAAGACGGAGATTTTCCTGAAATTGCCGCAGTAACAAGTTCTCCGTTTCCTCATCCTTTAATAGTTATTAGTGATATAGATTTTCCTGGCTATCCCGGCAATTGCACAGGATTTATTCCTTTGGGAACAATTAATGAATATCAACTGGGAAGCGGTGTTGGTGCTACAAGTATTGTTATGGGAGATTTTGACGGAGATTCTGATCTTGATCTCATCACCACTGAAACTCTCTCATCAGTTAAGTTTATTAGAAATGAGGGTAGTCTGAATTTCATATCAGAATCAATTTCTGTTACAAATGCACGGGGCATCGCCACTATGGATTATGAGAATGATGGCGATCTTGATTTTATTACTGTGAATGAACGACTTGAAGAAAACGGAATAACTGTTTTTCTGAATGACGGTATTGGAAATTTTACTACGAGAGAGAACTGTTTCTTCCCATTTGCCACAGGATTGCCAAGAAGTGTTGTTGCATCAGATTTTGATCAGGATGGCAAAACAGATATTGCTATTGTTTCAAGTGTTTCAGCAGGAGTTGATTCACTTTTTGTTTTATACAATTTAGGTGGTGGAACTGTTGGAATTCAAAATGAGGAAACAGAAGAAATCCCGACATCATTTTCACTCGCACAAAACTATCCGAATCCCTTTAACCCAACTACAACTATTCAATTCTCATTACCACAGGCAGGAGATGTAACACTTAAAATTTACAACCTGCTTGGCGAAGAAGTAAAAACTCTGGTTGAAGAATATCGGCAAGCAGGAATACACTCTGTTCAATTTCACGCAAACACCTTGGCAAGCGGGATTTATTTCTACAGAATACGAGCTGGAAACTTTGTAGAAACAAAGAAGATGATCCTCCTGCGTTAA